Below is a window of Flavobacterium sp. CFS9 DNA.
TGCCTGAAATTCATAAAATCAATTACCCCATCAAGTGTGTACTGGATACTGTTTCTTGAGCTGTTTTCGATCCCGATTACTGTTTCTGTATTTTGATAGTTCTTTTCGACCTCACCTTCAACAGGAACCGAATTACTTCCCCGTCGCATAAAAATACTATTCGCAAGGATGGTGTGAATTCCTTTTTTAAAATAAGAGATTTTCCTTTTCGGCTTAATCGTTACCAATCCGATTACTTTATCTTTTGGGAGATTGGGAAACGGAACATTCTCGTATTGAATTTTAGGCGGATTTTCTAAAAAGGCATTCACGAGATTCTGGATTCGACTGTCATCAAAAAAATCATCCCCAACGATTTCGTTGTCATGATCTTCCACCCCCACCACGATATAAGAATTATTGGTCGGGTTTGAATTGGATAAGGCGCAGATATGCTTCAGGAATTTCCCTTTCCCTTCCCGAGAATGCAGATTCAATTGCCTTTTCTTATCATAAAAACTGCTCTCGTCGTTATGAGCGAGCAGGTTTTTTATTAAAAGGCGTTTGTTGATCATTTTTTTAGATTGTTGGATTGTTGGATTATTAGATTATTGGATTACTAATCTTAGTCCAAAGATCTAATAATCCAACAATCTAAAAATCTAAGCAAGTCTAATTTACTCTCTTTTAACAATTGTCGATGAAGCTTGCGCCGTACTCATGACCACTAAATCAGCAATATTAACGTGATACGGTCTTGAAACTACAAAGTGAATGATATCTGCAATATCTTCTGCTTGTAGCGGATCAAAACCTTTATACACATTTGAAGCTCTTTCAACATCTCCTTTAAAACGTACTTCACTAAATTCGGTTGCGACCATACCGGGATGAATTCCTCCAACTCTGATTCCGAAAGGATTTAAATCGATTCGCATTCCGGCCGTAATCGCATCAACGGCATGTTTACTGCCGCAATATACATTCCCGTTCGGATACACTTCTTTTGCAGCTGTTGAACCAATGTTTATAATATGACCTGATTTTTTGGCTGTCATTATCGGAATCACCGCTTTTGAAACATACAAAAGTCCCTTCACATTGATATCAATCATGGCGTCCCAATCGTCTAAATCACCGGTTTGAATCGGATCTAAACCATGAGCATTTCCGGCATTATTAATCAAAACATCAATATCTGAAAAGGATACAGGAAGAGAAGCGATTTTCTCAAGAACATCCTTTTTATCCCGAACATCAAATGCTAAAGAATGTACTTCCGTAAACTCCGAAAGTTCTTTTTCGAGTTCGTTTAAACGCTCGATACGTCTTCCACAAAGTACTACTTTATAATTATTTTTAGCCAGTATTTGCGCGGTTGCTTTTCCAATTCCGCTTGTGGCTCCAGTAATTAAAACTGTTTTTTTCATTTTAACTGTTTTTTTTAACACATAGAAGCATAGATCGTATGTTTCTATGTGTTTATTTTTTTATCGCACAGATTAAAAGTTTTTCAATAACTAATCAATCATCTCAAATCCATTAATCTGTGGCAAAATATTTTTAGCATTTTCCCTGAATACTCAAAACTGCGACTGAAAACTTAAAAAAATTAAGCAACATCATCACCCATACTTTCTGTCCAGATCGCAAAC
It encodes the following:
- a CDS encoding SDR family NAD(P)-dependent oxidoreductase, encoding MKKTVLITGATSGIGKATAQILAKNNYKVVLCGRRIERLNELEKELSEFTEVHSLAFDVRDKKDVLEKIASLPVSFSDIDVLINNAGNAHGLDPIQTGDLDDWDAMIDINVKGLLYVSKAVIPIMTAKKSGHIINIGSTAAKEVYPNGNVYCGSKHAVDAITAGMRIDLNPFGIRVGGIHPGMVATEFSEVRFKGDVERASNVYKGFDPLQAEDIADIIHFVVSRPYHVNIADLVVMSTAQASSTIVKRE